GGCGCTACATGACGCAGCCGACGCACATCCGGGCCAGCGAGCCCGACGACGCCGGCGCCGTCGTCAAGGCCATCCGACAGGTCGTCTACCGCGCCCACGCGATGGACAAGGTGGAGGTCCTCGCGCGCCTCCTCCAGGCCGAGGGCCGCGGGCTGACGATCGTCTTCACCCGGACCAAGCGCACCGCCGCCAAGGTGGCCGACGACCTCGTCGAGCGCGGCTTCGCCGCCGGCGCGCTGCACGGCGATCTCGGCCAGGGCGCGCGCGAGCAGGCGCTGCGCGCCTTCCGCAGCGGCAAGGTCGACATCCTCGTGGCCACGGACGTCGCGGCCCGCGGCATCGACGTCACGGACGTCACCCACGTCGTCAACTACCAGTGCCCCGAGGACGACAAGACGTACGTCCACCGCATCGGCCGCACGGGCCGCGCGGGCCAGAAGGGCACCGCCGTCACCTTCGTCGACTGGGACGACGTCCCCCGCTGGGGCCTCATCGACAAGACCCTGGGCCTCGGCCACCCCGAGGCCGTCGAGACGTACTCCACGTCGCCGCACCTCTACTCCGACCTCGGCATCCCCGAGGGGACGACCGGCCGGCTCCCCCGCAGCCGGCGCACCCGCGCCGGCCTCGACGCCGAGGTGCTCGAGGACCTCGGCGAGACCGGGCGCGGCCCGCGGGGGCGCGACGGCGACCGGGGCGACCGGCAGGGCGGCGGGCGCTCCGGCGGCCGCGGCCGTGACGGCGGGCGCGGCGAGGGCGGCCGCGACGGCGGGCGTCCGGCGGGCGCACCCGCCGAGCAGGGCGAGGGCGACGGCGCGCGACGCCGTCCCCGCCGCCGCACCCGCGGCGGCGCGGCCACCGGCGAGGACGGCGCCGCGGCGCGGGCCACCGCGTCCGGCGACCCCGCCGGCACCGCCGACGCGGCGGACGCCGGTGCCACGGGCGAGGCGGGCGACGCCGCCCGCCGGCCCCGTCGCCGCCGGGGCGGCCGGGGCGGTCGGGGCCGCTCGGGCGACGCCGCGGGCGCCGCGCAGGGCACCACCCAGGCCCCCGGCCAGGCCGCGGGCGCCGAGGGCTGACGGGTGCGCCCGGCGGCCCTCCCCGGCCGCCGGGCGTCCCCCGCCGTCCCGTCGCCCGGCACGCGGGCGACGTGGTGCACAATCGCGACGTGCACCTGATCGCCGAGCTCGAGGCCGACCCGGCCGAGGTGCCGCGGGCCCGCCGCCTGCTCGGTGAGCGGCTCGTGGCCTGGCGGGTCGACGAGGACAGCGCCGACACCGTCCTGCTCCTCTTCTCCGAGCTCGTCACCAACGCCGTCCGCCACGGCGAGCCGCCCGTGCAGGTCCACGCCGGCGTCGACGACGGCGTCTTCCGCGTCGAGGTGGACGACGGCAGCGACGTCCCCGTCGCCCCGCAGGAGCCCGACGTCGACGACGTCGGCGGTCGCGGGCTCCAGCTCGTCGAGATGCTCTCCACCGCCTGGGGCTCCCGCCGCTCCACCACCCGCCCCGCGGGCCGCCGGCCCGGCAAGTGCGTGTGGTTCGAGCTCGCGCTGGCCGCCTCGTGAGCCGTCCGGCCAGCGGCCGGACCCCCCGCACCCCCCGTACCGCGGCGCAGCCGTGAGCGCCCCCTCCGGCGGCGCCGGCGACCCCGGTCTCTACGGGCCCTCGTCGGTCACCTGGCGCCTGCACGCCGACCCGCTGCTCGCCGTCGCCGGGCTCCGCGCCCTCGTGCTGCAGGCCCTGCACCCCCTGGCCATGGCCGGCGTCGACCAGCACTCCCGCTTCCGCGCCGACCCGTGGGGCCGTCTCACGACCACGGCGGCCTTCGTCACCGCGACGACC
The genomic region above belongs to Pseudokineococcus lusitanus and contains:
- a CDS encoding DEAD/DEAH box helicase codes for the protein MTTDTTASAEPSDGAGTADLADVAVETLDAPAPDEVPALVPTFVEHGVQQAIADALLAKGIERPFPIQAMTLPVALSGHDIIGQAKTGTGKTLGFGIPAVQRAVGPGEEGFDDLLEPGAPQALVVVPTRELAVQVSGDLTAAAALRSVRVLTIYGGRAYEPQVEALEKGVEVVVGTPGRLLDLASQGKLRLGHARTVVLDEADEMLDLGFLPDVEKLLAMTPAGRQTMLFSATMPGPVVALARRYMTQPTHIRASEPDDAGAVVKAIRQVVYRAHAMDKVEVLARLLQAEGRGLTIVFTRTKRTAAKVADDLVERGFAAGALHGDLGQGAREQALRAFRSGKVDILVATDVAARGIDVTDVTHVVNYQCPEDDKTYVHRIGRTGRAGQKGTAVTFVDWDDVPRWGLIDKTLGLGHPEAVETYSTSPHLYSDLGIPEGTTGRLPRSRRTRAGLDAEVLEDLGETGRGPRGRDGDRGDRQGGGRSGGRGRDGGRGEGGRDGGRPAGAPAEQGEGDGARRRPRRRTRGGAATGEDGAAARATASGDPAGTADAADAGATGEAGDAARRPRRRRGGRGGRGRSGDAAGAAQGTTQAPGQAAGAEG
- a CDS encoding ATP-binding protein, with the translated sequence MHLIAELEADPAEVPRARRLLGERLVAWRVDEDSADTVLLLFSELVTNAVRHGEPPVQVHAGVDDGVFRVEVDDGSDVPVAPQEPDVDDVGGRGLQLVEMLSTAWGSRRSTTRPAGRRPGKCVWFELALAAS